The proteins below come from a single Iocasia fonsfrigidae genomic window:
- a CDS encoding IMPACT family protein, which translates to MEEYFYTAASRIEVINKVKDSKFFASIAPINNEEDANDFVSNIKNKYHDASHNVSAYKLGTGDQAIKYSNDDGEPAGSSGPPVLQAIEGEGLSNTVIVVTRYFGGTKLGIGGLIRAYGNSAKLAIKEAGIKKLELFDKLIISGTYQLIGTILGQIEAVGGQILSTDYKNDGGDINVLIRPVNYQTLEKKLIEHTGNKVDIRVVERVYL; encoded by the coding sequence GTGGAAGAATATTTTTATACAGCAGCCAGTAGGATTGAAGTGATAAATAAAGTAAAAGATAGTAAGTTTTTTGCTAGTATAGCCCCTATAAATAATGAAGAAGATGCGAATGACTTTGTTAGTAATATTAAGAACAAATATCATGATGCTAGCCATAATGTTTCAGCATATAAACTGGGTACTGGTGATCAGGCAATAAAATATTCTAATGATGATGGTGAACCAGCTGGATCCTCTGGGCCTCCTGTATTACAGGCTATTGAAGGTGAAGGTCTTAGTAATACCGTGATAGTGGTAACACGGTATTTTGGAGGTACTAAATTAGGTATAGGTGGTTTGATAAGGGCCTATGGTAATAGTGCCAAACTTGCTATTAAGGAAGCAGGCATTAAAAAGCTTGAACTATTTGATAAACTTATTATTTCAGGAACCTATCAATTAATCGGTACTATCCTGGGTCAGATTGAAGCAGTAGGTGGTCAGATATTGTCTACTGATTATAAAAATGATGGTGGAGATATAAATGTTTTAATCAGACCTGTAAATTATCAAACACTGGAAAAAAAATTGATCGAACATACTGGTAATAAAGTGGATATAAGAGTTGTTGAAAGGGTTTATTTATAA
- a CDS encoding SurA N-terminal domain-containing protein — MLKSLRNYSKIIIIVIVVAMVVTGALLGYGRYLNKPATTKAQSQYVAQVNGSNISEEEYYYIMQNQTAGANFERSQIVPFKVRVLDSIIETEILLQEADKMDIQSTITEEDVQDYYDTFLENNEMTEEDLVAELGENTKLTDFKDYIRNSLEKNDLINQVMERSYSNVTVTEDEVIEAYETIQPQVIMVRFGEDKDAARAKIEEAYAELKASKDFAGVADEYSDLVVGEGKLGNINRDNGYFSEETSNELFNLDKGVVSDIITDDKAYYIVKVLDKKLAEGEDYQAEKEEIKEQLLKSKQNKAFANWLESVKAESDIQINDPQLSGYKYLSQGNYQKAVEQLELALKTYPVPMTYLYLAEAYKANSMIDKADETYKKAVEAFPEDWELNLLYGNFLAGRDEVETEDALAKIDAASKLAGDDIMAHYRVFMVYSQLGADEKADEEAAIIKEIQEKIKAEQEENIESSTDDNDTTNE; from the coding sequence ATGTTAAAGAGCTTACGGAATTATAGTAAAATTATTATTATTGTTATTGTTGTTGCTATGGTTGTTACCGGTGCTTTATTAGGGTATGGCAGGTATCTTAATAAACCAGCTACAACAAAGGCTCAATCTCAATATGTTGCGCAAGTAAATGGCAGTAATATTTCTGAAGAAGAATATTATTATATTATGCAGAATCAAACTGCAGGGGCGAATTTTGAACGTTCACAGATAGTACCGTTTAAAGTAAGGGTTCTGGATTCTATAATTGAAACTGAGATACTTTTACAGGAAGCGGACAAAATGGATATCCAGTCAACTATAACTGAAGAAGATGTACAAGATTATTATGATACCTTCTTAGAAAATAATGAAATGACTGAAGAAGATTTAGTTGCGGAGCTGGGAGAAAATACGAAACTGACTGATTTTAAAGATTATATTAGGAATAGCTTGGAAAAGAATGATTTAATTAATCAGGTTATGGAAAGAAGTTATAGTAATGTTACTGTTACTGAGGATGAGGTAATTGAGGCTTATGAAACAATTCAACCCCAGGTTATTATGGTTAGGTTTGGCGAAGATAAAGATGCAGCCAGAGCTAAAATAGAAGAAGCCTATGCTGAGCTTAAGGCAAGCAAAGATTTTGCTGGGGTGGCTGATGAATACTCTGACCTGGTTGTAGGTGAGGGTAAACTTGGTAATATAAACCGTGATAATGGTTATTTTAGTGAAGAGACTAGTAATGAATTGTTTAATCTGGACAAGGGTGTTGTCAGCGATATTATTACTGATGATAAGGCCTATTATATTGTTAAGGTATTAGATAAGAAACTGGCTGAGGGAGAAGATTATCAGGCAGAAAAAGAAGAAATAAAAGAACAATTGTTAAAGAGCAAACAAAATAAGGCTTTTGCTAACTGGCTTGAAAGTGTTAAGGCTGAAAGCGATATCCAGATAAATGATCCACAATTAAGTGGATATAAATATTTATCACAGGGGAATTATCAAAAGGCTGTTGAACAACTTGAACTTGCTCTGAAGACTTATCCTGTACCAATGACCTATCTATATCTTGCTGAGGCTTATAAGGCTAATTCAATGATAGATAAGGCTGATGAGACATATAAAAAGGCTGTTGAGGCCTTCCCTGAAGATTGGGAACTAAATCTTTTATATGGTAATTTTCTTGCCGGGAGAGATGAAGTAGAGACTGAAGATGCCTTAGCTAAAATTGATGCAGCATCAAAACTAGCTGGTGATGATATAATGGCCCATTATAGGGTTTTTATGGTTTACAGCCAGTTAGGTGCAGATGAAAAGGCTGATGAAGAGGCAGCAATAATAAAGGAAATACAGGAAAAAATAAAAGCTGAACAGGAAGAAAATATTGAATCATCAACTGATGATAATGATACAACTAATGAATAA
- a CDS encoding 5-formyltetrahydrofolate cyclo-ligase, which yields MIDKKKLREKYLAKRSSLTAGQVKKASDKIAAKFLDIVDRIAAERIMLYYSFRNEVITHDIIDKLLVQNKEVFLPYTVVAEKELQISRINDIKEDLIEGVYGVMEPRKKENQSIKDLDIVVVPGMVFTKKGYRLGYGGGYYDRFLSRLSEITRTIGFVFDSFLLNELTLEEHDLPVEMIITEKNIIDFRGDDY from the coding sequence ATGATAGATAAGAAAAAATTAAGGGAAAAATATTTAGCTAAACGCAGCTCACTTACAGCCGGACAGGTTAAAAAGGCCAGTGATAAAATAGCCGCTAAATTTCTGGATATAGTTGATAGAATAGCTGCTGAAAGGATTATGCTCTATTATTCCTTTAGAAATGAAGTCATTACCCATGATATTATAGATAAATTATTGGTTCAAAATAAGGAGGTTTTTCTCCCTTATACAGTAGTGGCCGAAAAAGAGCTCCAAATAAGTCGGATAAATGATATAAAAGAAGATTTGATTGAAGGGGTTTATGGGGTTATGGAACCAAGGAAAAAAGAAAATCAATCTATCAAAGATTTAGATATAGTTGTAGTTCCGGGAATGGTTTTTACTAAAAAAGGGTATCGATTGGGTTATGGTGGTGGTTATTATGACCGTTTTCTATCCCGTTTATCAGAAATTACCCGGACAATTGGATTTGTATTTGATAGTTTTCTGCTGAATGAACTTACACTTGAGGAGCATGATTTACCAGTTGAAATGATTATCACTGAAAAAAATATTATTGATTTCAGGGGTGATGATTATTAA
- the aspS gene encoding aspartate--tRNA ligase, translating into MGEVKKGFKRTHHCGKLSLTNAEETVTVMGWVQKRRDHGGVIFIDLRDRSGFVQVVFNPDIDEESFQLADQLRSEYVVAVKGKVEKRPEGNINPDLPTGEIELNGRELIILDKAKTPPFIIDNDIDINEDIKLKYRYLDLRRPKMKDIIALRHQVMKATRDYLDENEFWEVETPILGKSTPEGARTYLVPSRINPGNFYALPQSPQIYKQLLMVSGVEKYFQIARCFRDEDLRANRQPEFTQIDIEMSFINEEDIFEMVDGLMRRLFAIKGIELPARLPVMSYQEAIDNYGSDKPDLRFDMKIKDISDLVIDSQFKVFSGTVANGGQVRGINFKGGASSPRSKIDAYTDFVKIYQAKGLAWIALKEGSLKSPITKFLTDAEIDGIKQRMQAEEGDLLLFVADNPSIVASSLGNLRLEIAKEEGLVDQETYEFVWIVDFPLLEYNEEEDRYDAMHHPFTSPLDEDIALLEMEPEKVRSRAYDLVLNGEELGGGSIRINNRELQEKIFKVLNIGDKEAEEKFGFLLEAFEYGTPPHGGIAFGLDRLIMILGKTESIRDVIAFPKTQKATSLLTNAPSRVSEKQLRELGIKVD; encoded by the coding sequence ATGGGTGAAGTAAAAAAGGGATTTAAGAGAACCCATCACTGTGGTAAATTATCTCTGACAAATGCAGAGGAGACTGTTACTGTTATGGGTTGGGTTCAGAAAAGGAGAGATCATGGTGGGGTTATTTTTATTGACTTGAGGGACCGTTCAGGTTTTGTACAGGTTGTATTTAATCCTGATATAGATGAGGAGTCATTTCAACTGGCAGATCAACTGCGTTCAGAGTACGTTGTAGCTGTTAAGGGAAAGGTAGAAAAAAGACCAGAGGGTAATATTAATCCTGATCTCCCTACAGGTGAGATTGAGCTTAATGGCAGGGAATTAATAATTCTTGATAAAGCAAAAACTCCTCCTTTTATAATTGATAATGATATAGACATAAATGAGGATATTAAACTAAAGTACCGTTATCTTGATCTGAGAAGACCTAAAATGAAGGATATTATTGCCTTGAGACACCAGGTAATGAAAGCTACCAGGGATTATCTTGATGAAAATGAATTTTGGGAAGTTGAAACCCCTATACTGGGTAAGAGTACTCCTGAAGGTGCCCGGACATATCTGGTGCCCAGTAGGATTAATCCTGGTAATTTTTATGCACTGCCACAGTCACCACAGATCTATAAGCAGTTATTAATGGTTTCTGGGGTGGAAAAATACTTTCAGATAGCCAGGTGTTTTCGGGATGAAGATTTAAGGGCAAATAGACAGCCTGAATTTACCCAGATTGATATTGAGATGTCATTTATTAACGAAGAAGATATCTTTGAAATGGTAGATGGCCTGATGAGGAGATTATTTGCAATTAAAGGTATAGAACTACCAGCAAGATTACCAGTCATGAGCTATCAGGAGGCTATTGATAATTATGGTTCAGACAAACCTGATCTGAGGTTCGACATGAAAATTAAGGATATATCTGATTTAGTTATTGATAGTCAATTTAAGGTTTTTAGTGGTACTGTTGCAAATGGAGGTCAAGTCAGGGGTATTAACTTTAAGGGTGGGGCATCTTCGCCCAGAAGTAAAATAGATGCTTATACTGATTTTGTTAAAATATATCAAGCAAAGGGTCTGGCCTGGATAGCACTTAAAGAAGGCAGCTTGAAATCACCTATTACCAAGTTTCTCACTGATGCTGAGATAGATGGTATTAAACAAAGAATGCAGGCTGAAGAAGGTGATTTGCTCCTGTTTGTTGCTGATAATCCTTCTATAGTGGCCAGTTCACTGGGGAATCTGCGCTTGGAAATTGCTAAAGAAGAAGGTCTTGTTGACCAGGAAACATATGAATTTGTTTGGATTGTGGATTTTCCATTACTTGAATATAATGAGGAAGAGGATCGCTATGATGCAATGCATCATCCGTTTACCTCGCCACTTGACGAAGATATTGCTTTATTGGAGATGGAACCAGAAAAAGTGAGATCGAGAGCCTATGACCTGGTCTTAAATGGTGAGGAATTAGGTGGTGGAAGTATTCGTATTAATAATCGTGAACTACAGGAAAAAATATTTAAAGTCTTAAATATTGGTGATAAGGAAGCAGAAGAAAAGTTTGGATTTTTACTGGAGGCCTTTGAATATGGTACTCCTCCACACGGTGGAATTGCTTTTGGACTCGACCGTTTAATTATGATCCTTGGTAAAACAGAGTCTATTCGGGATGTGATAGCTTTTCCTAAAACTCAGAAGGCGACTTCTCTCTTAACAAATGCTCCTTCAAGAGTTTCTGAAAAGCAGTTAAGGGAGTTAGGAATTAAAGTAGACTAA
- a CDS encoding RelA/SpoT family protein codes for MELDELLKKIESYIDNPDIELIRKAYNFAERAHRRQNRISGEPFIEHPLGVALILADLGLDIISIAGALLHDVVEDTEVTSDEIEREFGGEIALLVDGVTKLTRIKFKSKEEHQAESLRKMFIAMAEDIRVILIKLADRLHNMRTLAYLRKYKQIQKATETIEIYAPLAHRLGMSKIKWELEDLSFRYLDKDMYYEVAKKVAANRAEREKDIKDAIDYLSKKCASQGIAANIYGRPKHLYSIYQKMKRKEVDFTEIYDLTAIRVIVDSVRECYEVLGMVHEIWKPIPGRFKDYIAMPKSNMYQSLHTTVIGPKGDPLEVQIRTLEMHRTAEYGIAAHWRYKEGKTGDEAFEEKLSWLRQLLEWQKDLQEPQEFMEALKIDLFEDEVFVFTPKGDVISLPRGATPVDFAYYIHTEVGHSCVGAKVNGKIKPLEYRLKNGNIVEIQTSKTSNGPSRDWLKYVKTSKARSKIKHWFKQQERDQIIQRGKDLLEKELKRRHIELKEQEKQEELVRIAGKMGKNNVDELLELVGYNQINTQQVISRLKAVQEDNNIKLEDMKGLTKRVVKKSADKGVKVKGIDDLLVRISKCCNPVPGDDITGYITRGRGVSIHRCDCPNLQNLIEHDQERLINVSWDEERSESYEVNLAIEAVNKKALLNDITSLIKEEQINLLSVIARTDKYNRAHIKLVLELSSLEHMRDIISKLGDISGILSVERAKPT; via the coding sequence ATGGAATTGGATGAATTGCTGAAAAAGATAGAATCATATATAGACAATCCAGATATAGAACTTATCAGAAAGGCCTATAATTTTGCAGAAAGAGCTCATAGGAGGCAGAACCGAATATCTGGGGAGCCGTTTATAGAACATCCACTGGGTGTTGCCTTAATACTGGCTGATTTAGGTCTTGATATTATTTCAATTGCCGGTGCCCTTCTTCATGATGTGGTAGAGGATACAGAGGTTACAAGTGATGAGATTGAAAGGGAGTTTGGAGGAGAAATTGCCCTGCTGGTTGATGGTGTAACCAAATTGACCAGAATAAAATTTAAATCTAAAGAGGAACATCAGGCTGAGAGTCTACGCAAAATGTTTATTGCTATGGCTGAGGATATCAGGGTGATTTTAATAAAATTAGCTGACCGGCTTCATAATATGAGAACCCTGGCTTATTTAAGGAAATATAAACAGATTCAAAAGGCTACTGAGACAATAGAGATATATGCACCACTTGCCCACCGTCTTGGTATGTCCAAAATAAAATGGGAATTGGAAGATCTTTCTTTCCGTTATTTGGATAAGGATATGTACTATGAGGTAGCCAAAAAGGTAGCTGCTAATCGTGCTGAAAGGGAAAAAGACATTAAAGATGCGATAGATTATCTGAGTAAGAAATGTGCATCCCAGGGCATAGCAGCCAATATATATGGTAGACCTAAACATCTGTATAGTATTTATCAAAAAATGAAACGCAAGGAAGTTGATTTTACTGAGATATATGATTTAACAGCAATCAGGGTTATTGTAGATTCTGTCAGGGAGTGTTATGAGGTACTGGGTATGGTTCACGAAATATGGAAACCAATTCCAGGTAGATTTAAAGACTATATAGCAATGCCTAAATCAAATATGTATCAATCCCTCCATACAACGGTAATTGGTCCTAAAGGTGATCCCCTGGAAGTACAGATCAGGACACTGGAGATGCATCGAACTGCTGAATATGGTATCGCTGCCCACTGGCGTTATAAAGAAGGGAAAACTGGTGATGAGGCCTTTGAGGAGAAACTTTCCTGGTTGAGGCAGTTACTTGAGTGGCAGAAAGATCTGCAGGAACCACAGGAATTCATGGAGGCATTAAAGATAGACCTGTTTGAAGATGAGGTTTTTGTTTTTACCCCTAAAGGAGATGTTATTTCTTTGCCCAGGGGAGCTACACCGGTTGATTTTGCTTATTATATTCATACCGAGGTAGGTCACAGTTGTGTTGGTGCAAAGGTTAATGGGAAGATTAAGCCACTGGAATACAGGTTGAAGAATGGTAATATTGTAGAAATACAGACCTCCAAAACCAGTAATGGCCCCAGCCGTGACTGGTTAAAATATGTTAAGACCTCAAAAGCTAGGAGTAAGATAAAACACTGGTTTAAACAACAGGAAAGAGACCAGATTATTCAGCGTGGTAAGGATTTGTTAGAGAAGGAATTAAAAAGACGACATATTGAACTAAAAGAACAGGAAAAACAGGAAGAGCTAGTCCGTATTGCTGGTAAAATGGGTAAAAATAATGTTGACGAATTACTTGAACTTGTTGGTTATAATCAGATTAATACCCAGCAGGTTATTAGTAGATTGAAGGCTGTTCAAGAAGATAATAATATAAAGCTTGAAGATATGAAGGGATTAACTAAAAGGGTTGTAAAAAAATCAGCTGATAAGGGTGTTAAGGTAAAGGGGATAGATGATCTGCTTGTCAGGATTTCAAAGTGTTGTAATCCGGTTCCCGGGGATGATATTACTGGTTATATAACCCGGGGTAGGGGTGTATCTATTCACCGTTGTGACTGTCCAAATTTACAGAACTTAATTGAGCATGATCAGGAAAGATTAATTAATGTTAGTTGGGATGAGGAACGTTCTGAATCCTATGAGGTTAACCTTGCTATAGAAGCAGTAAATAAAAAGGCTTTGTTAAATGATATTACTTCTCTGATAAAAGAAGAACAGATTAATTTATTATCGGTGATTGCACGTACAGATAAATATAACCGGGCACATATAAAATTAGTACTGGAATTAAGTAGTTTAGAACACATGAGGGATATAATTTCTAAATTAGGTGATATTTCAGGGATATTATCAGTTGAACGGGCCAAACCAACTTAA
- a CDS encoding RrF2 family transcriptional regulator, producing the protein MKISTRGRYGLRAMIDLAVHENIGAIPLREIAEREKISEQYLEQLFANLRKSGLVKSVRGAQGGYLLNHPAEEITVKDIITALEGPIAPAECVIDDNDCDYNSNCVTQKLWIQVKEKIDEFFDSVTLASLKRDYQANQGNFIYHI; encoded by the coding sequence ATGAAGATTTCTACCAGGGGAAGATATGGTTTGAGAGCGATGATTGACTTAGCTGTACATGAGAACATAGGGGCAATCCCTTTAAGAGAGATTGCTGAAAGGGAGAAAATATCTGAACAGTATTTAGAGCAGTTGTTTGCTAATTTGAGAAAATCAGGACTTGTTAAGAGTGTGAGAGGAGCACAGGGGGGTTATCTGTTAAACCATCCAGCTGAAGAAATTACAGTTAAGGATATTATAACAGCACTGGAAGGTCCGATTGCCCCGGCTGAATGTGTAATAGATGATAATGATTGTGATTATAATAGTAATTGTGTTACACAGAAACTCTGGATACAGGTTAAGGAGAAAATTGATGAGTTTTTTGATTCAGTTACTTTAGCCAGCTTAAAGCGAGATTATCAAGCTAATCAAGGGAATTTTATATACCATATCTAA
- the hisS gene encoding histidine--tRNA ligase translates to MKLKAPRGTNDILPPVSLQWQYIEDLTKKILHNYNYHEIRTPIFEYTELFQRGIGEVTDIVEKEMYSFTDKGGRGITLRPEGTASVVRSFMENKVYGQAQPTKYYYLGPMFRYERPQAGRFRQFHQLGIEAFGSNDPALDAEVIALGLNILKKLGLNNLEVYLNSIGCPECRVKYIDKLKAYLLKYEDELCSDCQRRLQRNPFRILDCKIDNEIIKEAPIITDYLCEECNQHFNMVKKYLDSIEVKYIVEPTLVRGLDYYTNTAFEVKYTGLGAQDTIFGGGRYNGLAEEIGDKAIPGIGFAIGLERILLTIERQGIKLPIEESLDLFITTIGEKAKEAAFGYIYKLREVGLKVEMDYLGRSVKGQMKSADRMNATYTIIIGDNELDNGVATIRNMKSGEELEIKLIEMTEKMQSMV, encoded by the coding sequence ATGAAACTTAAAGCACCACGGGGGACAAATGATATTTTGCCCCCCGTTTCTTTACAATGGCAGTATATTGAAGACTTAACAAAAAAAATACTACATAACTATAATTATCATGAGATCAGGACCCCTATTTTTGAATATACAGAATTATTTCAAAGGGGTATTGGTGAAGTGACAGATATTGTGGAAAAAGAGATGTATAGCTTTACAGATAAGGGTGGTAGGGGTATAACTCTTCGACCAGAAGGAACTGCTTCTGTTGTCAGGTCTTTTATGGAAAATAAGGTATATGGCCAGGCACAACCAACAAAGTATTATTATCTTGGACCTATGTTCCGCTATGAAAGACCGCAAGCAGGTAGATTTCGTCAGTTTCATCAGTTGGGGATAGAGGCCTTTGGTTCCAATGACCCGGCACTTGATGCTGAAGTAATAGCCTTGGGACTTAATATATTAAAAAAACTTGGTTTAAATAACTTAGAGGTATATCTAAATAGTATTGGCTGTCCTGAATGCCGTGTTAAGTATATAGATAAGCTGAAGGCATATTTATTAAAATATGAGGATGAACTCTGTTCTGACTGCCAGCGCAGGTTACAACGTAATCCTTTTCGTATCTTGGACTGTAAGATAGATAATGAGATTATTAAAGAAGCACCTATAATTACAGATTATCTCTGTGAGGAATGTAATCAGCATTTTAATATGGTAAAAAAATACCTTGATTCTATTGAGGTTAAATATATAGTAGAGCCAACCCTGGTAAGGGGTCTTGATTATTACACTAATACTGCCTTTGAGGTTAAATATACTGGACTTGGCGCCCAGGATACTATTTTTGGTGGTGGGCGTTATAATGGGCTTGCTGAAGAGATTGGAGATAAGGCTATACCTGGCATAGGGTTTGCTATTGGTCTGGAGAGAATACTTTTGACTATTGAAAGACAGGGTATTAAACTGCCTATTGAAGAAAGCCTTGACCTCTTTATTACTACAATAGGTGAAAAGGCCAAAGAGGCTGCTTTTGGATATATATATAAACTAAGGGAAGTCGGTTTGAAGGTTGAAATGGATTACCTGGGACGAAGTGTTAAGGGGCAGATGAAATCTGCTGATCGTATGAATGCTACCTATACCATTATTATTGGTGATAATGAGCTAGATAATGGAGTTGCTACAATAAGGAATATGAAATCTGGTGAAGAGCTTGAAATAAAGCTGATAGAGATGACAGAAAAAATGCAATCAATGGTTTAG
- a CDS encoding MBL fold metallo-hydrolase — MQVKRIPVGFNKTNCYLIKLVDTDGLLVDPGGEGDKIIKEINNMDISIKKIILTHGHFDHIAALAYLRDSLQAEVYIHKLDSEMLVDPSKNLSSSFGSDIETVPADHLLKDGDMINGFKIIHTPGHTPGGICLYHKEEGILFSGDTIFAMGVGRTDFPGSSTKDLQNSIEQIKNNLPVETVIYPGHGPQTVLEDFMNYYG, encoded by the coding sequence ATGCAGGTAAAGAGGATCCCGGTAGGTTTTAATAAAACTAATTGTTACCTTATAAAATTAGTTGATACTGATGGTTTATTGGTTGACCCTGGTGGAGAAGGAGATAAGATAATTAAGGAAATAAATAATATGGATATTTCAATTAAAAAGATCATCTTAACACATGGCCATTTTGATCATATAGCTGCTTTAGCTTATCTAAGGGATAGCCTCCAGGCAGAGGTATATATTCACAAATTAGATAGTGAAATGCTAGTTGATCCTTCTAAAAATCTTTCTTCATCATTTGGTTCTGATATAGAAACAGTTCCGGCTGATCATTTATTAAAGGATGGTGATATGATTAATGGATTTAAGATAATCCATACTCCTGGACATACTCCGGGAGGGATTTGTTTATATCATAAAGAAGAAGGTATCCTTTTTAGCGGTGATACTATCTTTGCCATGGGGGTAGGGAGAACAGATTTTCCTGGTTCCAGTACTAAGGATTTACAGAATAGTATAGAACAGATCAAGAATAATTTGCCGGTAGAGACTGTTATTTACCCTGGTCATGGACCACAGACGGTTCTCGAGGATTTTATGAATTATTATGGCTAA
- a CDS encoding replication-associated recombination protein A: MNLFEQKQSEEMADKPLAFRMRPRTLDEVYGQEEIIGEGKLLNRAIKADRLQSLIFYGPPGTGKTSLAYVIANHTEADFIRLNAVTSGVKQLREVIKRAANNLSLHNQKTILFIDEIHRFNKSQQDALLPAVEKGTIIMVGATTENPYFEVNSPLLSRSRIFSLKPLQDKEIISILKRALSDKERGLGDYEIGIGKKELEYIADLAAGDARTALNALELAVLTTPLDEDGLITINKEVIAESLQKKVLNYDKNGDNHYDNISAFIKSIRGSDPDAALFWLAKMIVAGEDPRFIARRVIVHAAEDIGLADPAALEIAVAAAQAVEHVGFPEARIPLAEAVLYLATAPKSNSVVRAIDTAVNYVQNNPTGSVPLHLRDVHYQGAETLGHGKQYKYPHDYPDNYVKQQYLPDGLDGLEFYQPGTEGKEIAIKERMIKLYKRNVGRTDE; the protein is encoded by the coding sequence ATTAATCTCTTTGAACAAAAACAATCTGAGGAGATGGCAGATAAACCATTGGCTTTTCGCATGCGTCCCCGTACACTTGATGAGGTTTATGGTCAGGAAGAGATTATAGGTGAGGGGAAATTGTTAAATCGGGCTATTAAGGCAGACCGTTTACAATCACTAATTTTTTATGGACCTCCTGGTACTGGAAAGACAAGCCTGGCTTATGTGATAGCTAATCATACTGAGGCAGATTTTATTCGTTTAAATGCTGTAACATCTGGTGTGAAACAATTGCGTGAAGTAATTAAACGGGCAGCTAATAATTTGTCATTACATAATCAAAAAACAATTTTATTTATAGATGAGATTCACCGTTTTAATAAATCTCAACAGGATGCCTTATTACCTGCTGTAGAAAAAGGGACGATAATAATGGTAGGGGCTACAACAGAAAATCCATATTTTGAGGTTAATTCACCATTATTATCACGTTCCAGGATATTTAGTTTGAAACCACTGCAAGATAAAGAAATTATCTCTATCCTGAAAAGGGCCCTTAGTGATAAAGAACGGGGGTTGGGTGACTATGAAATAGGTATTGGAAAGAAAGAGTTGGAATATATAGCTGACTTAGCAGCTGGTGATGCAAGGACTGCCCTAAACGCCCTGGAATTAGCTGTCTTGACAACCCCTCTTGATGAAGATGGTCTAATAACAATAAATAAAGAGGTAATTGCTGAATCACTACAAAAGAAAGTTTTAAATTATGATAAAAATGGTGATAATCACTATGATAATATTTCAGCTTTTATTAAGAGTATACGTGGTTCAGATCCTGATGCAGCATTATTTTGGTTAGCTAAGATGATAGTGGCCGGTGAGGATCCTAGATTTATTGCCAGGCGCGTGATTGTTCATGCTGCAGAAGATATTGGGCTGGCTGACCCTGCGGCATTAGAGATAGCAGTGGCGGCTGCTCAGGCAGTTGAACATGTTGGTTTTCCAGAGGCACGAATACCCCTGGCTGAAGCAGTTCTTTATCTAGCCACAGCACCTAAGAGTAATTCAGTAGTAAGAGCTATAGATACTGCAGTGAATTATGTGCAGAATAACCCTACTGGTTCTGTTCCATTACATCTGCGAGATGTCCATTATCAAGGGGCAGAAACCCTGGGACATGGTAAGCAATATAAATATCCTCATGATTATCCAGATAATTATGTTAAACAACAGTATCTACCTGATGGTTTAGATGGTTTAGAGTTTTATCAACCTGGAACAGAAGGTAAGGAGATTGCAATAAAAGAAAGAATGATAAAACTGTATAAAAGAAATGTTGGGCGGACAGATGAGTAA
- the dtd gene encoding D-aminoacyl-tRNA deacylase, producing MRAVIQRVKEAKVSVDNTIIGKINTGLLVFLGVGEGDNKEDVDYLVKKIINLRVFEDVDGKMNLSAKDTNKELLVVSQFTLYGDCRQGRRPSFFTAASPKQAKKLYEYFVLRVQETGLKVESGQFQAMMDVALVNDGPVTLLLDSNKQF from the coding sequence ATGAGGGCTGTTATACAACGAGTTAAGGAAGCTAAGGTTAGTGTTGATAATACAATAATCGGGAAAATAAATACCGGTTTATTGGTCTTTCTCGGGGTTGGTGAAGGTGATAATAAAGAAGATGTTGATTATTTAGTAAAAAAGATAATAAATCTAAGGGTATTTGAAGATGTAGATGGGAAGATGAATCTGTCTGCTAAAGATACCAATAAAGAATTGTTAGTTGTTTCCCAGTTTACTTTGTATGGGGATTGTCGGCAGGGAAGGAGACCAAGTTTTTTTACTGCTGCCAGCCCTAAACAGGCTAAAAAACTATATGAATACTTTGTTTTAAGGGTTCAAGAGACAGGACTTAAAGTAGAGAGTGGACAATTTCAGGCTATGATGGATGTCGCCCTGGTAAATGATGGTCCAGTAACACTTTTACTTGATAGTAATAAACAATTTTAG